A window of the Kosakonia sp. BYX6 genome harbors these coding sequences:
- the xylF gene encoding D-xylose ABC transporter substrate-binding protein: MKIKNLCLTLCASLLLASVVGHAKEVKIGMAIDDLRLERWQKDRDIFVKKAESLGASVFVQSANGNEETQMSQIENMINRGVDVLVIIPYNGQVLSNVVKEAKQEGIKVLAYDRMINNADIDFYISFDNEKVGELQAQSLVNKVPQGNYFLMGGSPVDNNAKLFRAGQMKVLKPYVDSGKIKIVGDQWVDGWLPENALKIMENALTANNNKIDAVVASNDATAGGAIQALSAQGLAGKVAISGQDADLAGVKRLINGSQTMTVYKPITQLANTAAEIAVELGNGQQPKADSSLNNGLKDVPARLLTPIEVTKDNIDATVIKDGFHQKNQL, from the coding sequence ATGAAGATAAAGAATCTTTGCCTTACACTCTGCGCTTCCCTGCTGCTTGCCAGCGTAGTCGGCCACGCCAAAGAGGTCAAAATCGGCATGGCGATTGACGATCTGCGCCTTGAGCGCTGGCAAAAAGACCGCGACATTTTTGTTAAAAAAGCCGAATCGCTCGGCGCCAGTGTGTTTGTCCAGTCCGCCAACGGGAATGAAGAAACGCAGATGTCGCAGATAGAAAATATGATTAACCGCGGCGTCGATGTGCTGGTTATTATTCCCTATAACGGCCAGGTATTAAGTAATGTCGTTAAAGAAGCCAAGCAAGAAGGAATTAAAGTCCTGGCTTATGACCGCATGATTAATAATGCTGACATCGATTTCTATATTTCCTTCGACAATGAAAAAGTTGGGGAATTACAGGCGCAAAGCCTCGTTAATAAAGTTCCTCAGGGTAATTATTTCTTAATGGGCGGCTCACCGGTGGATAATAACGCCAAGCTGTTCCGCGCCGGGCAAATGAAAGTATTAAAACCCTATGTTGATAGCGGAAAAATAAAAATTGTCGGTGACCAGTGGGTCGATGGTTGGCTACCGGAAAATGCGCTGAAAATAATGGAAAACGCGCTGACGGCCAATAACAACAAAATCGACGCGGTTGTCGCCTCAAACGATGCCACGGCAGGCGGTGCGATTCAGGCACTGAGCGCGCAGGGGCTGGCAGGAAAAGTGGCGATTTCCGGTCAGGATGCCGACCTGGCAGGCGTGAAACGGCTGATTAACGGTAGCCAGACGATGACGGTCTACAAACCGATTACGCAATTGGCGAATACCGCAGCGGAAATTGCCGTTGAACTGGGTAACGGCCAGCAGCCAAAAGCGGACTCTTCGCTGAACAACGGCCTGAAAGATGTCCCTGCCCGTTTGCTGACGCCGATTGAAGTCACCAAAGACAACATTGACGCAACGGTCATCAAAGACGGCTTCCACCAGAAGAACCAGCTCTGA
- the xylA gene encoding xylose isomerase, producing the protein MQAYFDQLERVRYEGPKTTNPLAFRHYNPDELVLGKRMEDHLRFAACYWHTFCWNGADMFGVGSFDRPWQQPGEAMALAKRKADVAFEFFHKLNVPFYCFHDVDISPEGASLKEYLNNFAQMVDVFGEKQQQSGVKLLWGTANCFTNPRYGAGAATNPDPEVFSWAATQVVSAMNATHKLGGENYVLWGGREGYETLLNTDLRQEREQIGRFMHMVVEHKHKIGFHGTLLIEPKPQEPTKHQYDYDAANVYGFLKQFGLEKEIKLNIEANHATLAGHSFHHEIATAIALGLFGSVDANRGDPQLGWDTDQFPNSVEENALVMYEILKAGGFTTGGLNFDAKVRRQSTDKYDLFHGHIGAMDTMALALKVAARMVEDGELDKRVAKRYAGWNGELGQQILQGQLSLAELAKYAEQQNLAPRHQSGHQEQLENLVNYYLFDK; encoded by the coding sequence ATGCAAGCTTATTTCGACCAGCTGGAACGGGTTCGTTATGAAGGCCCAAAAACCACGAATCCTTTAGCGTTTCGTCATTACAACCCGGATGAGTTAGTGCTCGGTAAGCGCATGGAAGATCACCTGCGTTTCGCCGCCTGCTACTGGCACACCTTTTGCTGGAATGGCGCGGATATGTTCGGTGTTGGCTCTTTTGACCGCCCGTGGCAGCAGCCAGGCGAGGCGATGGCGCTGGCGAAACGAAAAGCCGATGTCGCGTTCGAGTTTTTCCATAAGCTGAATGTGCCGTTTTACTGCTTCCATGACGTGGATATTTCCCCGGAAGGCGCCTCACTGAAAGAGTACCTGAACAACTTCGCGCAAATGGTCGATGTGTTTGGTGAAAAACAGCAACAGAGCGGCGTGAAGCTGCTGTGGGGCACGGCGAACTGCTTTACTAATCCGCGTTACGGCGCCGGTGCAGCGACGAACCCGGATCCTGAAGTGTTCAGTTGGGCGGCGACCCAGGTGGTGAGCGCCATGAACGCCACCCATAAACTCGGCGGTGAAAACTATGTGCTGTGGGGCGGTCGCGAAGGGTATGAAACCCTGCTGAACACCGATCTGCGCCAGGAGCGCGAGCAGATCGGCCGCTTTATGCACATGGTCGTTGAGCACAAACATAAAATTGGTTTTCACGGCACGTTGTTAATCGAGCCAAAACCGCAGGAGCCAACCAAGCACCAGTACGATTATGACGCCGCCAACGTGTATGGCTTCCTGAAACAGTTCGGTCTGGAAAAAGAGATCAAACTGAACATCGAAGCGAACCACGCGACGCTGGCGGGCCACTCTTTCCACCATGAAATCGCCACGGCTATCGCGCTCGGGCTGTTCGGTTCGGTGGATGCGAACCGCGGCGATCCGCAGCTCGGCTGGGATACCGACCAGTTCCCGAACAGCGTCGAAGAGAACGCGCTGGTGATGTATGAAATCCTCAAAGCGGGCGGTTTCACTACCGGTGGCCTGAACTTTGACGCCAAAGTGCGCCGCCAGAGTACCGATAAATACGATCTTTTCCACGGCCATATCGGCGCGATGGACACCATGGCGCTGGCGTTAAAAGTCGCGGCTCGCATGGTGGAAGATGGCGAATTAGATAAACGCGTCGCCAAGCGTTACGCCGGCTGGAATGGTGAACTGGGCCAGCAAATTTTGCAGGGGCAGCTTAGCCTGGCGGAGCTGGCGAAGTACGCTGAACAGCAGAACCTGGCACCGCGTCATCAAAGTGGTCACCAGGAACAACTGGAAAATCTGGTCAATTATTATCTTTTCGATAAGTAA
- the xylB gene encoding xylulokinase: MYIGIDLGTSGVKAILLGEQGDVLASHTEKLSVSRPHPLWSEQDPESWWQATDRAIQALGAAHSLQQVKAMGLAGQMHGATLLDNENRVLRPAILWNDGRCGEECQLLEAQVKNSRAITGNLMMPGFTAPKLLWVQRHEPDIFAKVAKVLLPKDFLRLKMTGVFASDMSDAAGTMWLDVAKRDWSDDMLAACSLSRSHMPALFEGSEITGELLPDVARRWSMPVVPVVAGGGDNAAGAVGVGMADAGQAMLSLGTSGVYFAVSEGFLSKPESAVHSFCHALPGRWHLMSVMLSAASCLDWAAKLTGLESVQALINAAEQADENAGDLWFLPYLSGERTPHNNPQAKGVFFGLTHQHGQGELARAVLEGVGYALADGMDVVHSCGVAPQSITLIGGGARSAWWRQMLANISGLQLDYRTGGDVGPALGAARLAQIAVNPQTPLTTLLPQLPIEQQHVPDAERHAHYASRRETFRRIYQQLLPLMS, from the coding sequence ATGTATATCGGGATCGATCTCGGTACCTCAGGCGTGAAGGCGATCCTGCTCGGTGAGCAGGGCGATGTGTTGGCCTCCCATACGGAAAAACTCAGCGTATCTCGCCCACACCCGCTGTGGTCGGAGCAAGATCCTGAAAGCTGGTGGCAGGCGACAGACCGCGCCATTCAGGCGCTCGGCGCGGCGCATTCGCTTCAACAGGTGAAGGCGATGGGTCTGGCCGGGCAGATGCACGGCGCGACGCTGTTGGATAACGAAAATCGCGTGTTGCGTCCGGCCATTTTGTGGAATGACGGTCGCTGCGGCGAAGAGTGCCAGCTTCTGGAAGCACAGGTGAAAAATTCCCGCGCCATTACCGGCAACCTGATGATGCCCGGTTTTACCGCGCCGAAGCTGCTGTGGGTTCAGCGGCATGAACCGGACATCTTCGCGAAAGTGGCGAAGGTCCTGCTGCCAAAAGATTTCCTGCGTCTGAAAATGACCGGCGTATTCGCCAGCGATATGTCAGACGCAGCGGGCACCATGTGGCTGGATGTGGCGAAACGCGACTGGAGCGACGACATGCTGGCGGCTTGTTCGCTCTCGCGCAGCCATATGCCCGCGCTGTTTGAGGGGAGTGAGATCACCGGCGAACTGCTGCCAGACGTGGCCCGACGCTGGTCGATGCCGGTTGTGCCGGTGGTGGCTGGCGGTGGCGATAACGCGGCTGGCGCGGTGGGTGTTGGCATGGCGGATGCGGGTCAGGCGATGCTGTCGCTGGGAACCTCCGGCGTTTACTTCGCCGTCAGCGAAGGGTTTCTCAGTAAACCTGAAAGCGCGGTGCACAGCTTTTGCCATGCGCTGCCGGGGCGCTGGCATCTCATGTCGGTGATGCTCAGCGCGGCATCGTGCCTTGACTGGGCGGCAAAACTGACCGGTTTAGAGTCGGTGCAGGCGTTGATTAACGCGGCGGAACAGGCGGATGAAAACGCCGGGGATCTGTGGTTCTTACCTTATCTTTCCGGCGAGCGTACGCCGCATAACAACCCGCAGGCGAAAGGTGTGTTCTTTGGCCTGACCCATCAGCACGGGCAGGGGGAACTGGCCCGCGCGGTGCTGGAAGGCGTGGGTTATGCGCTGGCGGACGGCATGGATGTAGTGCATTCGTGTGGTGTCGCGCCGCAAAGTATTACGCTTATCGGCGGCGGTGCGCGCAGTGCCTGGTGGCGGCAAATGCTGGCGAATATCAGTGGATTGCAGCTGGATTACCGCACCGGTGGCGATGTCGGCCCGGCACTCGGCGCGGCGCGTCTGGCGCAAATCGCCGTTAACCCGCAAACGCCGCTGACAACATTACTGCCGCAACTGCCCATTGAGCAGCAGCACGTCCCGGATGCAGAACGCCATGCTCATTACGCGTCGCGGCGCGAGACATTCCGGCGCATCTACCAGCAACTTTTGCCCTTAATGTCCTGA
- a CDS encoding isochorismatase family protein, giving the protein MSRTALINIDTQQSFFHREYWQESDFPAFQKAISALIDGCEARGVPVVDIFHVSDSGPFSLESGFVAPMPFLKHQPAVTFYKHVHNAFTDTGLDHWLRERDINHLIICGIRTEQCCETTARVASDLGYRVTFVSEATLTFPMTHKGVTLDCNALRHRTETVLDGRFAAINTVHEILEM; this is encoded by the coding sequence ATGTCACGTACCGCCCTTATCAACATCGACACCCAGCAATCATTTTTCCACCGTGAATATTGGCAGGAAAGCGATTTTCCCGCCTTCCAAAAGGCGATTTCCGCGCTGATCGACGGCTGCGAAGCGCGCGGCGTGCCGGTGGTGGATATCTTTCATGTCTCCGACAGCGGCCCGTTTTCCCTTGAAAGTGGGTTCGTTGCGCCGATGCCATTCCTCAAACACCAACCCGCAGTAACCTTCTACAAGCATGTACATAATGCTTTCACCGACACCGGTCTGGATCACTGGCTGCGCGAACGCGATATCAATCACCTGATCATTTGTGGTATCCGTACCGAACAGTGCTGCGAAACCACCGCCCGTGTGGCATCAGACCTGGGCTATCGCGTGACCTTTGTCAGCGAAGCGACGCTCACTTTTCCGATGACCCATAAAGGGGTTACGCTGGACTGCAACGCGCTGCGCCACCGCACAGAAACCGTGCTGGATGGGCGCTTCGCGGCGATTAACACTGTTCACGAAATTCTGGAAATGTAA
- a CDS encoding GlxA family transcriptional regulator, which produces MTTDVWFVMLPGMLALDMTGPAETFALAGDAFRLHYIGPETEVSTSIGLTMGNIAPLPETLPEGSLLVLPGVVDSSRLFDTLQAEQIRHWLMRLQPMLHNQAISLMCVCSGAVLAAKAGLLNGIHCTTHHDVIARLSAAAPAALVKENRIFIEDRSIWTSAGITSGIDLSLHLINRFCGPETALAVAREMVVWFRRSGDDPQISPWLRYRNHLHPAVHRAQDALTAEPQKAWQLGDIAERAHVSPRHLTRLFQQHLGISVRDYLEQLRLVIAEQCLLQGRGVEQAALAAGFSSPRQLHRARARTVN; this is translated from the coding sequence ATGACGACTGATGTCTGGTTTGTGATGTTACCCGGCATGCTGGCGCTGGATATGACCGGCCCGGCGGAAACCTTCGCGCTGGCGGGGGATGCCTTTCGCCTGCATTACATCGGCCCAGAGACCGAGGTTTCCACGTCGATTGGCCTGACAATGGGCAACATTGCCCCGCTACCGGAAACCCTGCCGGAAGGCAGCCTGCTGGTATTGCCCGGCGTGGTTGATTCGTCTCGTTTATTCGACACGCTGCAAGCAGAGCAAATACGCCACTGGCTGATGCGCCTGCAACCGATGCTCCACAACCAGGCCATTTCTCTAATGTGTGTCTGTTCCGGTGCGGTGTTGGCGGCGAAAGCGGGTTTGCTGAATGGCATTCACTGCACGACGCACCATGATGTGATCGCGCGGTTAAGCGCGGCGGCACCAGCGGCGCTGGTGAAAGAGAACCGGATTTTTATTGAGGATCGCAGCATCTGGACCAGCGCGGGTATCACCTCGGGTATTGATCTCTCGCTGCATCTGATTAACCGTTTTTGCGGGCCAGAAACCGCGCTGGCGGTGGCGCGGGAAATGGTGGTCTGGTTCCGCCGTTCTGGTGATGACCCGCAGATTTCGCCGTGGCTGCGCTATCGCAACCATTTGCATCCGGCGGTTCACCGGGCGCAGGATGCGTTAACCGCCGAACCGCAAAAGGCGTGGCAACTGGGCGATATCGCCGAGCGGGCGCACGTTAGCCCGCGCCATTTGACGCGGCTGTTTCAGCAGCATTTGGGCATCAGCGTGCGTGACTATCTTGAGCAGCTTCGTCTGGTGATTGCGGAGCAGTGCTTGTTGCAGGGGCGCGGCGTGGAACAGGCGGCGCTGGCCGCCGGGTTCTCATCACCGCGCCAGTTACATCGGGCGCGGGCGCGAACAGTTAACTGA
- a CDS encoding acyltransferase, with product MQLKIHWIDNLRGIACLMVVMIHTTTWYITNPASITTFDWDVANLLNSASRVSVPLFFMISGYLFFGERSAQPRHFLRIALCLAFYSALALLYIVLFTSINSELSLKNLLQKPVFYHLWFFFAIIVIYLVSPLIQVKALSGKMLLALVVVIGVVANPNTVTQKVGGFEWLPINLYISGDTVYYILYAMLGRAIGMMETQKRALTWLSMAVFVLAVLAISHGTLHELKWRGNFADTWYLYCGPLVFLCAIALFTLVKNTLNSRTLPGLALISRHSLGIYGFHALIIHALRTRGIELKNWPLLDVLWIFSATLLASLALSMLVQRIDSRRFVS from the coding sequence ATGCAGTTGAAAATTCACTGGATAGATAATCTGCGAGGGATAGCGTGTTTAATGGTGGTGATGATCCACACCACCACCTGGTACATTACCAACCCGGCGAGCATCACCACTTTCGACTGGGATGTCGCCAACCTGCTCAATTCCGCCTCACGCGTCAGCGTCCCGCTGTTTTTCATGATTTCAGGCTATCTCTTTTTCGGCGAACGCAGCGCCCAGCCGCGCCACTTCTTGCGCATCGCCTTGTGCCTTGCTTTTTACAGCGCGCTCGCCCTGCTCTATATCGTGCTCTTTACCTCGATTAACAGTGAGTTATCCCTGAAAAATCTGCTGCAAAAACCGGTGTTCTATCACTTGTGGTTTTTCTTCGCGATTATCGTTATCTACCTGGTTTCGCCGTTGATTCAGGTAAAAGCGCTAAGCGGCAAAATGCTGCTGGCGTTGGTGGTGGTGATTGGCGTGGTCGCCAACCCGAACACCGTGACGCAAAAGGTGGGGGGTTTTGAATGGTTGCCAATCAATCTCTATATCAGCGGCGACACGGTTTACTACATTTTGTACGCCATGCTGGGGCGCGCCATCGGCATGATGGAGACACAAAAACGCGCGCTGACCTGGCTGAGTATGGCGGTGTTTGTGCTGGCGGTGCTGGCGATTTCGCACGGCACGCTCCATGAACTGAAATGGCGCGGCAACTTCGCCGATACCTGGTATCTTTACTGCGGCCCGCTGGTATTCCTCTGCGCCATCGCCCTGTTTACGCTGGTGAAAAACACGCTTAATAGCCGCACATTACCCGGTTTAGCACTGATTTCGCGCCATTCGCTGGGCATTTACGGTTTTCACGCGCTGATTATCCACGCTCTGCGCACGCGCGGCATTGAGCTAAAAAACTGGCCATTGCTTGATGTCTTATGGATTTTCAGCGCCACCCTGCTGGCAAGCCTGGCGTTGTCGATGCTGGTTCAACGCATCGACAGCCGGCGTTTTGTCAGTTAA
- a CDS encoding YsaB family lipoprotein encodes MMKYVVPALMLLLVGCSASEDLPVQKAQQARIGPAHSLDMEQLCRQNAAHRYNTGVQQIDVIGFEHYQGSYEMRGVTPRREAFVCAFDTEGQFLHLSMR; translated from the coding sequence ATGATGAAATATGTTGTCCCGGCGTTGATGTTGCTACTTGTTGGCTGCAGCGCATCCGAGGATCTCCCTGTACAGAAGGCGCAACAAGCGCGTATTGGCCCGGCGCACTCCCTGGATATGGAGCAGTTGTGCAGGCAAAATGCGGCGCATCGCTACAACACGGGCGTGCAGCAAATTGATGTCATCGGCTTTGAACACTATCAGGGAAGCTACGAAATGCGCGGCGTCACTCCGCGTCGCGAGGCGTTTGTTTGCGCTTTTGATACAGAAGGCCAATTTTTACATCTTTCGATGCGTTAA
- the glyQ gene encoding glycine--tRNA ligase subunit alpha, whose protein sequence is MQKFDTRTFQGLILTLQDYWARQGCTIVQPLDMEVGAGTSHPMTSLRALGPEPMATAYVQPSRRPTDGRYGENPNRLQHYYQFQVVIKPSPDNIQELYLGSLKELGMDPTIHDIRFVEDNWENPTLGAWGLGWEVWLNGMEVTQFTYFQQVGGLECKPITGEITYGLERLAMYIQGVDSVYDLVWSDGPLGKTTYGDVFHQNEVEQSTYNFEYADVDFLFTCFEQYEKEAQQLLALENPLPLPAYERILKAAHSFNLLDARKAISVTERQRYILRIRTLTKAVAEAYYASREALGFPMCNRNK, encoded by the coding sequence ATGCAAAAGTTTGATACCCGGACCTTTCAGGGTCTGATCCTGACCTTACAGGATTATTGGGCTCGTCAGGGCTGCACCATTGTTCAACCTCTGGACATGGAAGTGGGTGCCGGCACCTCGCACCCAATGACCAGCCTGCGCGCGCTGGGGCCAGAACCGATGGCAACCGCGTATGTGCAACCTTCCCGCCGCCCGACCGACGGTCGTTACGGCGAAAACCCGAACCGCTTACAGCACTATTACCAGTTCCAGGTGGTCATTAAACCCTCTCCGGACAACATTCAGGAGCTGTACCTCGGGTCACTGAAAGAGCTGGGTATGGACCCGACCATTCACGATATTCGTTTCGTGGAAGATAACTGGGAAAACCCGACGCTGGGTGCCTGGGGGCTGGGCTGGGAAGTGTGGCTGAACGGCATGGAAGTGACGCAGTTCACTTACTTCCAGCAAGTCGGCGGCCTTGAGTGCAAACCGATTACCGGTGAAATCACCTACGGTCTGGAACGTCTGGCCATGTACATTCAGGGCGTAGACAGCGTTTACGACCTGGTCTGGAGCGACGGCCCGCTGGGTAAAACCACGTACGGCGACGTGTTCCATCAAAACGAAGTGGAGCAGTCCACTTACAACTTCGAATACGCGGATGTTGATTTCCTGTTCACCTGCTTCGAGCAGTATGAAAAAGAAGCGCAACAGCTGCTGGCGCTGGAAAACCCGCTGCCGCTGCCTGCGTACGAGCGCATTCTGAAGGCCGCCCATAGCTTCAACCTGTTGGATGCGCGTAAAGCCATCTCCGTCACCGAACGCCAGCGCTACATTCTGCGCATTCGTACGCTGACCAAAGCAGTCGCTGAAGCCTATTACGCTTCCCGTGAAGCCCTTGGCTTCCCGATGTGCAACAGAAATAAATAA
- the glyS gene encoding glycine--tRNA ligase subunit beta, translating into MSEKTFLVEIGTEELPPKALRSLAESFAANFTAELDAAGVTHGDVQWFAAPRRLALKVAKLAASQPDREVEKRGPAIAQAFDAEGKPSKAAEGWARGCGITVDQAERLTTDKGEWLLYRAHVKGESVEALLPNMVATSLGKLPIPKLMRWGASDVQFVRPVHTVTLLLGDKVVPATILGIDSDRVIRGHRFMGEPEFTIDNADQYPQILLERGKVVADYAARKAKIKADAEDAARKIGGNADLSDSLLEEVTSLVEWPVVLTAKFEEKFLAVPAEALVYTMKGDQKYFPVYGNDGKLLPNFIFVANIESKDPQQIISGNEKVVRPRLADAEFFFNTDRKKRLEDHLPRLQTVLFQQQLGTLRDKTDRIQALAGWIAGQIGADVNHATRAGLLSKCDLMTNMVFEFTDTQGVMGMHYARHDGEAEDVAIALNEQYQPRFAGDELPSNPIACALAIADKMDTLAGIFGIGQHPKGDKDPFALRRAALGVLRIIVEKNLALDLQTLTEEAVRLYGDKLTNAKVVDDVIDFMLGRFRAWYQDEGFSVDTIQAVLARRPTKPADFDARMKAVSHFRTLDEAAALAAANKRVSNILAKSDETLNDAVQATVLKEAAEIKLAGNVVVLRDKLQPFFAEGRYQEALIELAQLREPVDEFFENVMVNADDKEVRINRLTLLAKLRELFLQVADISLLQ; encoded by the coding sequence ATGTCTGAGAAAACGTTCCTGGTGGAAATCGGCACCGAAGAGCTGCCACCAAAAGCACTGCGCAGCCTGGCCGAGTCCTTCGCTGCTAACTTTACCGCTGAACTGGATGCCGCCGGGGTTACCCACGGCGATGTACAGTGGTTCGCCGCGCCGCGTCGCCTGGCGCTGAAAGTGGCAAAACTTGCCGCATCGCAACCGGATCGCGAAGTTGAAAAACGCGGCCCGGCCATTGCCCAGGCGTTCGACGCCGAGGGTAAACCGAGCAAAGCGGCCGAAGGTTGGGCGCGCGGCTGCGGTATCACTGTCGATCAGGCCGAGCGTCTGACCACCGACAAAGGCGAATGGCTGCTGTACCGCGCCCATGTGAAAGGCGAAAGTGTGGAAGCGCTGTTGCCGAACATGGTTGCCACCTCTCTTGGTAAACTGCCTATTCCGAAATTGATGCGCTGGGGCGCGTCAGACGTGCAATTTGTGCGTCCGGTGCACACTGTTACGCTGCTGCTGGGCGACAAAGTCGTTCCGGCGACCATTCTCGGCATCGATTCCGATCGCGTGATCCGTGGTCATCGCTTTATGGGCGAGCCGGAATTCACCATCGACAACGCCGATCAGTACCCGCAAATCCTGCTGGAACGCGGCAAAGTCGTTGCTGACTATGCCGCGCGTAAAGCCAAAATCAAAGCGGATGCGGAAGACGCGGCACGCAAGATTGGCGGCAACGCCGATCTGAGCGACAGCCTGCTGGAAGAAGTCACGTCGCTGGTGGAATGGCCGGTGGTGCTGACCGCGAAGTTCGAAGAGAAATTCCTCGCCGTTCCGGCTGAAGCGCTGGTTTACACCATGAAAGGTGACCAGAAGTACTTCCCGGTGTATGGCAACGACGGCAAACTGCTGCCGAACTTTATCTTCGTCGCCAATATCGAATCGAAAGATCCGCAACAGATTATCTCCGGTAACGAAAAAGTGGTGCGCCCGCGTCTGGCAGATGCCGAGTTCTTCTTCAATACCGACCGCAAAAAACGCCTCGAAGATCACCTGCCGCGTCTGCAAACCGTGCTGTTCCAGCAACAACTGGGTACGCTGCGCGACAAGACCGACCGTATTCAGGCGCTGGCGGGCTGGATTGCCGGGCAGATCGGCGCGGATGTGAACCACGCGACGCGCGCGGGTTTGCTCTCCAAGTGCGATCTGATGACCAACATGGTGTTCGAATTTACCGACACCCAGGGCGTGATGGGCATGCACTATGCGCGTCACGACGGCGAAGCCGAAGACGTGGCCATTGCGCTGAACGAGCAGTATCAGCCGCGTTTTGCCGGTGATGAACTGCCGTCTAACCCGATCGCTTGCGCACTGGCGATTGCCGATAAGATGGACACCCTGGCGGGTATCTTCGGTATCGGTCAGCATCCGAAAGGCGATAAAGACCCGTTCGCACTGCGCCGTGCCGCGCTGGGCGTGCTGCGTATTATCGTTGAGAAGAATCTGGCGCTGGATCTGCAAACCCTGACCGAAGAAGCGGTGCGTTTGTACGGCGACAAGCTGACCAACGCGAAAGTGGTCGACGATGTGATCGACTTTATGCTGGGCCGTTTCCGCGCCTGGTATCAGGATGAAGGTTTCAGCGTTGATACTATTCAGGCGGTGCTGGCGCGTCGTCCGACCAAACCGGCAGACTTTGACGCGCGTATGAAGGCGGTTTCGCACTTCCGCACGCTGGACGAAGCGGCGGCGCTGGCGGCAGCCAACAAGCGCGTTTCCAACATTCTGGCGAAGTCCGATGAAACCTTGAACGATGCTGTTCAGGCCACGGTGCTGAAAGAAGCGGCAGAGATCAAACTGGCGGGCAATGTGGTCGTGCTGCGCGACAAATTGCAGCCGTTCTTCGCTGAAGGCCGTTATCAGGAAGCGTTGATCGAGCTGGCGCAACTGCGCGAGCCGGTGGATGAGTTCTTTGAGAACGTGATGGTTAACGCCGACGATAAAGAAGTGCGCATCAACCGCCTGACATTGCTGGCGAAACTGCGCGAACTGTTCCTGCAAGTCGCGGACATTTCCCTGCTGCAGTAA
- a CDS encoding GGDEF domain-containing protein, with the protein MKDKLLLDAFSALSLGVILVDAHYRIALWNAWLEAHTGRAASDTVGEDFFTVFPDLAYHRVGDAIRQAIGHNLSALLSQSLHRSPFPLYAEPARPTARLSQAVTIVPLGDAERYCLIQIVDVTAAVRRESLLRDQAHELLAQSLSDGLTGVGNRRYFDICIEREWRASKRNNKSLSLLIIDVDYFKLYNDCYGHQRGDECLQQIAAAMRSALENPNDILFRYGGEEFCALLPETRSADAVELAEKLRTRVQMLDLPHISSPDGIISVSIGVASHCQKNHTEYGQLIQSADNALYEAKRAGRNSVRVSATFRKFMPFQSAPGV; encoded by the coding sequence ATGAAAGATAAGTTGTTATTGGATGCGTTTTCAGCCTTAAGCCTGGGTGTGATTCTTGTGGATGCACACTATCGCATCGCCCTGTGGAACGCGTGGTTAGAAGCGCATACCGGGCGGGCGGCCAGCGATACCGTTGGCGAGGATTTTTTTACTGTATTTCCGGACTTAGCGTATCACCGCGTCGGTGATGCGATCCGTCAGGCCATTGGTCACAATTTATCTGCCCTGCTTTCACAATCCCTGCACCGTTCGCCCTTTCCGCTGTACGCCGAACCGGCGCGGCCCACTGCGCGTTTAAGCCAGGCCGTGACGATTGTTCCCCTCGGTGATGCGGAGCGTTATTGCCTGATTCAAATTGTCGATGTGACGGCGGCGGTTCGCCGTGAGTCGCTACTGCGCGATCAGGCGCACGAATTGCTGGCACAATCGCTGTCCGATGGTTTGACGGGCGTCGGCAATCGCCGTTATTTCGATATCTGTATCGAGCGGGAATGGCGCGCCAGCAAGCGCAATAACAAGTCGCTGTCGCTGCTGATTATCGATGTCGATTACTTCAAGCTTTATAACGACTGCTACGGTCACCAGCGCGGTGACGAGTGTCTGCAACAGATTGCCGCCGCCATGCGCAGCGCGCTGGAAAACCCGAACGACATTCTTTTCCGCTATGGCGGCGAAGAGTTTTGCGCGTTGTTGCCGGAAACGCGCTCAGCGGACGCCGTAGAGTTAGCCGAAAAACTGCGCACCCGCGTGCAGATGCTCGATTTGCCACACATCAGCTCGCCCGATGGGATTATCAGCGTCAGTATCGGTGTCGCCAGCCATTGCCAGAAAAACCATACCGAATACGGGCAGCTGATTCAGAGTGCGGATAACGCGTTGTATGAAGCGAAACGCGCCGGGCGCAACAGCGTGCGTGTCAGCGCGACCTTCCGCAAATTTATGCCCTTTCAGAGTGCGCCAGGGGTTTAA